In Populus alba chromosome 1, ASM523922v2, whole genome shotgun sequence, a single window of DNA contains:
- the LOC118033886 gene encoding uncharacterized protein produces the protein MDTRFLQVLEGLDAVLDVGGVYDPSLDRYDHHQKGFGEVFGHGFSTKLSSAGLVFRQFGKEIIAKELQVNEGHPDVHRLFLAVYTSFMEATDAIDNGINQYDMDQPPSYVNSTHLSSRVGKLNLDWADPDQSPKKENEAFERAMALAGSEFLDEKEKEKEKREVVCMYAIE, from the exons ATGGATACGAGGTTCTTGCAGGTGTTAGAGGGTCTTGATGCTGTGCTTGATGTTGGAGGTGTGTATGATCCAAGTCTTGACCGGTATGATCACCATCAAAAAGGATTTGGGGAAGTTTTTGGACATGGATTCTCTACCAAGCTTAGTAGTGCAGGCCTTGTTTTTAGG cAATTTGGAAAGGAGATTATAGCTAAGGAGCTTCAAGTGAATGAAGGTCATCCAGATGTGCATCGCTTGTTCTTGGCTGTTTACACGAGCTTTATGGAG GCAACTGATGCCATTGACAATGGAATCAATCAGTATGACATGGACCAGCCTCCAAGTTATGTGAATAGCACACATTTGTCTTCAAGAGttggaaaattaaatttggattggGCAGATCCTGATCAATCACCTAAGAAGGAGAATGAGGCCTTTGAACGAGCAATGGCTCTCGCTGGCAGTGAGTTTTTAGAT gagaaggagaaggagaaggagaagagagaagtAGTTTGCATGTATGCAATAGAATAA